The Mercurialis annua linkage group LG8, ddMerAnnu1.2, whole genome shotgun sequence genome window below encodes:
- the LOC126662052 gene encoding protein NRT1/ PTR FAMILY 2.6-like, translated as MEETEEIIVGRDGVLNLSWGWFLSSTYGVSINLLVFLMFECNIKSITAIQICCLIFGFAYMVGLGGAVADFSFYGSFRIITVFSFISLLGTLMLTVLHATSAKHQFGAVLVAITLALLGSESVINSYRFLRRDQFDEPPAAMGFRITHFISLKCFAVATLVPFIILGAEYQDWGFLFGICCAYNVIGLFWFLIGSSVYRPRTWTDKSFKDKDELHEVKYLIKTTPLFLTDIFLHTSGIMFNYLIVLQALTMNRRIGPFVIPASCFGLFSIPTVFLSLVTVDFLIIPRYNKLRISLGIGLSHVLTILTLVASALIESRRLHRLANNPGATMSVE; from the exons ATGGAAGAAACGGAGGAAATTATCGTAGGCCGCGATGGCGTACTTAATC TATCTTGGGGGTGGTTCTTATCATCAACTTATGGGGTTTCCATCAATTTATTAGTGTTTTTGATGTTTGAGTGCAATATAAAGAGCATCACCGCCATTCAAATCTGctgtttgatttttggtttcgCTTACATGGTCGGACTTGGCGGAGCTGTTGCAGATTTTTCCTTCTACGGCTCTTTCCGTATTATTACGGTTTTTTCCTTCATTTCCTTACTG GGTACGCTCATGTTAACTGTACTACATGCGACATCAGCAAAACATCAATTTGGAGCTGTGTTAGTAGCCATAACACTAGCTTTATTAGGATCTGAATCCGTAATTAATTCTTACCGATTTTTGAGAAGAGATCAGTTTGATGAGCCACCAGCAGCTATGGGTTTCAGGATCACGCATTTTATATCTCTTAAATGTTTTGCCGTGGCAACTCTGGTCCCGTTTATCATTTTGGGAGCAGAATACCAAGATTGGGGTTTCTTATTTGGAATTTGTTGCGCTTATAATGTGATAGGATTATTCTGGTTTTTGATTGGAAGTTCTGTTTATCGACCACGAACATGGACTGATAAATCTTTTAAAGACAAAGACGAATTACACGAAGTCAAATACTTAATTAAAACCACCCCGTTGTTTTTAACTGACATTTTCTTGCACACCTCTGGCATTATGTTTAACTACCTAATAGTACTTCAAGCCCTAACTATGAACAGGCGCATCGGACCCTTCGTAATACCAGCCAGCTGTTTCGGACTCTTTTCGATACCAACTGTATTTCTTTCGTTAGTAACTGTCGACTTTCTCATTATCCCACGATATAACAAACTTAGAATCTCTTTGGGTATCGGGTTAAGCCATGTCTTGACCATCCTCACTCTCGTGGCGTCTGCTTTGATCGAGTCTCGAAGGCTCCATCGTCTCGCAAACAATCCAGGTGCGACGATGTCTGTTGAATAA
- the LOC126662053 gene encoding protein MAIN-LIKE 1-like, translating into MSDSERDRNRQPPGGKRRGKSFFAPELGGSGARHVTTRKVSASARRKKQAHTSPDDVRISVEDLRESDDFESSEDEPSEKIYISKRKKGAGGRFVGDSSSGSNRRPEEVDVWTVTGPVPGGPEDDTVIPSFLGHVASRLWDGADRGVLKCQTRHGALKKLRQWYETASEEVKVLIDGTEISHLPFIMFDHLDIPLLSAFVERWQPDTNSFHMPFGEMTITLHDVWHILRIPVAGAMVSGQPNKAQLMAYCVQILGILPEDLVSKTSKHFAQGGVLIESIISLCRHGRTAEVEAIAWIWLTLGCTLFTDKSGHRIRPATIWEVREGVTDTSTVSWGSATLAYLYRQLGISSRGDCSDCSATRLRSLRARLDTLTAEEITWLPFGGEPAASVEHTAYYGWIAYRDIVEPYMPSRVLRQLGYVQTVPVPICRPIGVVRSWKSLKYSVDMSVTIAVDMWNAFPVMYKLPLMGFEEAHVIAGGCHPVYLDWFERHSHPRILPGRDLPRRHPPRSNNDYVSFHFII; encoded by the exons atgtCGGATTCGGAACGAGATAGAAATCGACAACCTccg GGCGGAAAGCGTAGGGGGAAGTCGTTTTTTGCCCCAGAATTAGGGGGATCGGGAGCCCGTCACGTTACGACGCGTAAAGTTTCTGCCTCAGCTCGACGGAAGAAACAAGCGCATACTTCTCCCGATGACGTCCGCATTTCTGTTGAGGATCTTAGAGAGTCTGATGATTTTGAGAGCTCAGAGGACGAGCCAagtgaaaaaatttacatttctaaACGGAAAAAGGGTGCAGGTGGTCGGTTCGTTGGCGACTCGTCATcag GGTCGAACAGACGACCTGAAGAGGTTGACGTGTGGACCGTTACTGGTCCAGTACCTGGTGGACCCGAGGATGACACTGTTATTCCTAGTTTTCTCGGGCATGTCGCTTCTCGGCTATGGGATGGGGCGGACAGAGGCGTGCTGAAGTGTCAGACTAGACATGGAGCTCTGAAGAAGCTGAGACAGTGGTATGAGACGGCCTCAGAGGAGGTTAAGGTGCTGATAGACGGGACTGAGATATCACATCTCCCGTTTATCATGTTTGATCATCTGGATATCCCGCTCCTTTCTGCATTTGTGGAGCGATGGCAGCCAGATACAAACTCTTTTCACATGCCATTCGGGGAGATGACCATCACATTACATGACGTGTGGCATATTCTTCGGATTCCAGTTGCTGGGGCTATGGTTTCAG GTCAGCCGAATAAGGCTCAGCTGATGGCTTACTGCGTACAGATTTTAGGTATTTTACCAGAGGATCTGGTGAGTAAGACGAGCAAGCATTTTGCCCAGGGAGGTGTGCTGATTGAGTCGATCATCAGCTTATGTAGGCATGGCCGTACTGCAGAGGTGGAGGCAATAGCCTGGATCTGGTTGACGTTAGGTTGCACTCTATTCACTGACAAGAGTGGCCATCGGATTAGACCTGCAACCATATGGGAGGTGCGGGAGGGAGTCACAGATACGAGTACAGTTTCCTGGGGCTCAGCTACACTAGCTTATCTCTATCGGCAGCTTGGAATCTCATCGAGAGGAGACTGCTCGG ATTGTTCAGCCACCCGACTTCGGTCCTTGCGAGCTCGTTTGGACACGCTGACTGCTGAGGAG ATCACATGGCTCCCTTTTGGCGGCGAGCCTGCTGCCAGCGTAGAGCACACTGCATATTATGGCTGGATAGCGTACCGGGACATTGTCGAGCCGTACATGCCGTCTAGGGTGCTGCGACAGCTGGGTTATGTGCAGACTGTACCTGTGCCAATTTGTCGGCCAATAGGGGTTGTTAGGTCCTGGAAGTCACTCAAGTACTCTGTGGACATGAGTGTGACGATTGCGGTTGACATGTGGAACGCTTTTCCGGTCATGTACAAGCTGCCGTTAATGGGATTTGAGGAAGCCCACGTTATTGCTGGAGGATGCCATCCAGTGTACCTGGACTGGTTCGAGCGCCATTCGCACCCCCGTATCCTTCCTGGCAGAGATCTTCCACGACGACATCCTCCCCGCAGCAACAACGATTATGtaagttttcattttataattt